In Topomyia yanbarensis strain Yona2022 chromosome 2, ASM3024719v1, whole genome shotgun sequence, one DNA window encodes the following:
- the LOC131684522 gene encoding N-alpha-acetyltransferase 30A-like, which yields MELNVQEGPTSITNGVETSAISTVKSGKKKAKRKNKSKNIGTNPIQEQLQQQEEKLSEVKNSASGKLNGLHGDIVDKVSEKLEQELKLKSQNGLINGSVSGSEEHPIVAKTKSATAKKKHRSRQKTKTQEPITTNERTIEINKQTIDNAVSSISPKTSNETAIPAIKEMPIVEELPKPQILYQAYESELQMPSIMSLIQKDLSEPYSIYTYRYFIHNWPRLCFLALHEDRCVGAIVCKLDIHRHNTRRGYIAMLAVDKDYRKLKIGTTLVQKAIQAMLEDNADEVVLETEITNQPALRLYENLGFVRDKRLFHYYLNGVDALRLKLWFR from the exons ATGGAATTAAATGTACAGGAAGGCCCAACGTCGATTACCAATGGAGTTGAAACCAGTGCTATTTCCACAGTCAAAAGTGGGAAGAAgaaagcaaaaaggaaaaacaaaTCTAAAAATATCGGCACAAATCCGATCCAAGAGCAATTGCAGCAGCAGGAGGAGAAATTAAGCGAGGTTAAGAATAGTGCTAGTGGGAAACTAAACGGATTGCACGGGGACATTGTGGACAAAGTAAGCGAAAAATTAGAACAAGAGCTGAAACTTAAAAGTCAAAATGGGCTGATCAACGGATCTGTGTCGGGTTCCGAGGAACACCCAATTGTTGCCAAAACAAAAAGCGCAACTGCCAAGAAGAAGCACAGAAGTAGGCAGAAGACTAAAACTCAGGAACCAATAACCACAAACGAGAGAACTattgaaataaacaaacaaaccatCGATAACGCAGTCAGCAGCATTAGTCCTAAAACTAGCAATGAAACGGCGATTCCTGCTATTAAGGAAATGCCTATCGTAGAAGAGCTACCAAAACCCCAAATCCTGTATCAAGCGTATGAATCGGAATTACAAATGCCCAGCATTATGTCTCTGATCCAGAAAGATCTCTCAGAACCTTACTCGATTTATACCTATCGGTATTTCATACACAACTGGCCACGGTTATGCTTTTTGGCACTGCATGAAGATCGTTGCGTGGGTGCAATCGTGTGCAAGCTAGACATCCATAGGCATAACACCCGCCGGGGATACATCGCGATGCTGGCCGTCGACAAGGACTACAGAAAGCTGAAAATCGGGACCACGCTGGTGCAAAAGGCCATCCAG GCAATGCTGGAGGACAATGCCGACGAGGTTGTGTTGGAGACGGAAATTACCAATCAACCCGCTCTGCGGTTGTACGAAAATCTGGGATTCGTACGGGACAAACGACTATTTCATTACTATCTGAACGGAGTGGACGCACTGAGACTTAAACTGTGGTTCAGATGA